The following are encoded together in the Streptomyces sp. NBC_00341 genome:
- the gdhA gene encoding NADP-specific glutamate dehydrogenase — protein MTATPDSAIPHAAENRVIEPLYAEILRRNQGEKEFHQAVREVLETLGPVLAQRPEFVDARIIERITEPERQLIFRVPWSDDSGDIHVNRGFRVEFSSSLGPYKGGLRFHPSVNLGIVKFLGFEQIFKNALTGMPIGGGKGGSDFDPKGRSDAEIMRFCQSFMTELHRHLGEYTDVPAGDIGVGGREIGYLFGQYKRITNRFESGVLTGKGLGWGGALVRTEATGYGCVLFTAEMLRSRGESLDGQRIAVSGSGNVAIYAIEKAQQLGATVVTCSDSGGYVVDEKGIDLALLKEIKEQGRGRISEYAERRGAHVKYVEGTGVWNVPCDVALPCATQNELHEADALTLVRNGVKAVAEGANMPTTPEAVRVLQEAGVAFAPGKAANAGGVATSALEMQQNASRDSWTFSHTEERLAEIMRHIHDSCYTTAERYGCPGNYVVGANIAGFELVADAMLAQGLI, from the coding sequence ATGACGGCCACCCCTGACTCCGCAATCCCGCACGCCGCAGAGAACCGCGTCATCGAGCCGCTGTACGCGGAGATCCTCCGCCGCAACCAGGGCGAGAAGGAGTTCCACCAGGCGGTACGGGAGGTGCTCGAAACGCTCGGCCCGGTACTGGCCCAGCGGCCGGAGTTCGTGGACGCCCGGATCATCGAGCGCATAACGGAGCCGGAGCGCCAGCTCATCTTCCGGGTGCCGTGGTCGGACGACTCGGGCGACATCCACGTCAACCGGGGCTTCCGGGTCGAGTTCTCCAGCTCCCTCGGCCCGTACAAGGGCGGACTGCGCTTCCACCCCTCGGTCAACCTCGGCATCGTGAAGTTCCTCGGCTTCGAGCAGATCTTCAAGAACGCCCTCACCGGCATGCCCATCGGCGGCGGCAAGGGCGGTTCGGACTTCGACCCGAAGGGCCGCTCGGACGCCGAGATCATGCGGTTCTGCCAGTCGTTCATGACCGAACTCCACCGCCACCTGGGCGAGTACACCGACGTACCGGCCGGGGACATCGGCGTGGGCGGCCGCGAGATCGGCTACCTCTTCGGCCAGTACAAGCGGATCACCAACCGCTTTGAGTCCGGTGTCCTCACCGGAAAGGGTCTCGGCTGGGGCGGCGCCCTGGTGCGTACGGAGGCGACCGGCTACGGCTGCGTCCTGTTCACCGCCGAGATGCTCCGCAGCCGGGGCGAGTCCCTCGACGGCCAGCGCATCGCCGTCTCCGGCTCGGGCAACGTCGCGATCTACGCGATCGAGAAGGCCCAGCAGCTCGGCGCCACGGTGGTCACCTGCTCGGACTCCGGCGGTTACGTCGTGGACGAGAAGGGCATCGACCTCGCCCTGCTCAAGGAGATCAAGGAGCAGGGCCGAGGCCGTATCTCCGAGTACGCCGAGCGACGCGGCGCGCACGTGAAGTACGTCGAGGGCACGGGCGTCTGGAACGTCCCCTGCGACGTGGCGCTGCCCTGCGCCACGCAGAACGAACTCCACGAGGCCGACGCGCTGACCCTCGTCCGCAACGGCGTGAAGGCCGTCGCGGAGGGCGCCAACATGCCCACCACCCCCGAGGCCGTCCGCGTCCTCCAGGAGGCGGGCGTGGCCTTCGCCCCCGGCAAGGCGGCCAACGCGGGCGGCGTCGCCACCAGCGCCCTGGAGATGCAGCAGAACGCCTCGCGCGACTCCTGGACCTTCTCCCACACGGAGGAGCGCCTCGCGGAGATCATGCGTCACATCCACGACTCCTGCTACACCACGGCGGAGCGCTACGGCTGCCCCGGCAACTACGTCGTCGGCGCCAACATCGCCGGCTTCGAGCTGGTCGCGGACGCGATGCTGGCGCAGGGCCTGATCTGA
- a CDS encoding type II toxin-antitoxin system prevent-host-death family antitoxin, with product MAETVTVREARTHLAEVIGRAEAGKTTVVTRNGKRVAALVPIDVLDALDAAADELAAREAEAHREDPTVSMGELLADLFEGGTSAA from the coding sequence ATGGCTGAGACTGTGACGGTACGCGAGGCCCGCACCCACCTGGCCGAGGTCATTGGCCGGGCCGAGGCCGGCAAGACCACGGTGGTGACTCGCAACGGCAAGCGAGTCGCGGCGCTCGTCCCGATAGACGTTCTCGACGCCTTGGACGCGGCAGCCGACGAACTGGCCGCGCGCGAAGCGGAGGCACACCGCGAGGACCCCACCGTCAGCATGGGGGAGCTTCTCGCGGATCTCTTCGAGGGCGGGACTTCGGCCGCGTGA
- a CDS encoding type II toxin-antitoxin system RelE/ParE family toxin, whose protein sequence is MKYAFRFTAHAQRQLRSIDRQDALRILTAITPLGDDPWREDADVKKLSGHDGLYRVRAGEFRVVYEVRGDVLVILVLHLGHRSDVYRKL, encoded by the coding sequence GTGAAGTACGCCTTCCGCTTCACCGCTCACGCCCAGCGTCAGCTGCGCTCGATCGACCGGCAGGACGCGCTCCGCATTCTGACCGCCATCACGCCGCTCGGTGACGACCCCTGGCGGGAAGACGCCGATGTCAAGAAGCTGTCGGGCCACGACGGTCTCTACCGTGTACGCGCGGGAGAGTTCCGGGTGGTCTACGAGGTTCGGGGCGACGTGCTGGTCATCCTCGTCCTCCACCTCGGCCACCGGAGCGACGTCTACCGGAAGCTCTGA
- a CDS encoding radical SAM protein: MTTFIERPTREPVGSIQSLELEITGKCQLSCTHCLSESSPQATHGVMTLDDWRAVISDAATLGIRTPQIIGGEPTVHPHWRALTEYALSFGRHVEVYSNLYTVHDQWWELFTHPAVTLGTSYYSDVPAEHDKITGRNGSYDRTRHNIREALKRGVPIRAGIVETLPGQRVAEARAELQSMGVTRITMDRARAVGRALLPGQSPTLDEMCGRCTRGRAAVLPNGDLAGCVLARDFPVGNVRETRLGELLGGEAWADLAARIPLPARNACPPDDSGDCSPATTTACGPKY, from the coding sequence ATGACCACGTTCATCGAACGACCTACCCGAGAGCCGGTTGGCAGCATCCAGTCCCTTGAACTGGAGATCACCGGGAAGTGCCAACTGTCCTGCACGCACTGCCTGTCCGAGTCGAGCCCGCAGGCAACGCACGGCGTCATGACCCTCGACGACTGGCGGGCGGTCATCTCCGATGCTGCCACCCTGGGCATCCGTACGCCTCAGATCATCGGCGGGGAGCCGACCGTCCACCCGCACTGGCGGGCTCTCACGGAGTACGCGCTTTCGTTCGGACGGCACGTGGAGGTGTACAGCAACCTGTACACGGTCCACGACCAGTGGTGGGAGCTGTTCACGCACCCGGCGGTCACGCTCGGGACCAGCTACTACAGCGACGTTCCCGCCGAACACGACAAGATCACCGGCCGGAACGGAAGCTACGACCGGACCCGGCACAACATCCGTGAGGCCCTGAAGAGGGGCGTGCCGATCCGGGCCGGAATCGTGGAGACCCTGCCGGGACAACGTGTCGCTGAGGCTCGCGCCGAGCTGCAATCCATGGGCGTGACCCGGATCACCATGGACAGAGCGCGGGCGGTCGGACGGGCGCTGCTGCCGGGGCAGTCACCGACGCTGGACGAGATGTGTGGAAGGTGCACACGCGGGCGCGCTGCCGTCCTTCCGAACGGTGATCTCGCGGGGTGTGTGCTCGCGCGGGACTTCCCGGTGGGGAACGTACGCGAGACCCGGTTAGGCGAACTGCTCGGCGGAGAGGCTTGGGCGGACCTCGCTGCACGGATTCCGCTGCCTGCCCGGAATGCCTGCCCGCCGGATGACAGCGGCGATTGCAGCCCGGCGACCACGACCGCCTGCGGACCCAAGTACTGA
- a CDS encoding helix-turn-helix domain-containing protein, which produces MTAPTVRRRRLGSGLRRLREQAALTLDEAETRSGLSASKISRLESATRGARPTDVELLMSVYGVEDDDVRSFLLTLARDGGKRGWWQTYDLAPVYADLISLESDAASMNSYEPLLIPGLLQTAAYARAAITAISMSATPDEISPLVEVRIARQAVLSRPRPLTFRAIIHEAALTARVPGAGVMRDQLQRLLDVAEYPHVRIQVLPMEAELHPGTTGGFTILGFGQRALDVTLLEHLDSSLYIEEEADVARYSEAYERLTAAALPFNKSMSLIASKKEEHQ; this is translated from the coding sequence ATGACCGCGCCCACCGTGCGACGTCGTCGACTTGGATCAGGGCTACGTCGATTGCGCGAACAAGCTGCGCTCACGCTGGATGAAGCCGAGACCCGGTCCGGTCTCAGCGCATCCAAGATTTCGCGCTTGGAAAGTGCCACCCGAGGTGCACGCCCAACGGACGTTGAACTACTCATGAGCGTTTACGGCGTTGAGGACGACGACGTCAGGTCGTTCCTCCTCACTCTGGCGCGCGATGGGGGCAAGCGTGGTTGGTGGCAGACATACGATCTGGCCCCGGTATACGCAGACCTCATCAGCCTGGAATCCGACGCGGCGTCCATGAACTCCTACGAACCGTTGCTCATTCCTGGCCTGCTACAAACCGCCGCGTACGCCCGCGCAGCGATCACGGCTATCAGCATGTCCGCGACGCCGGATGAGATCAGCCCTCTTGTTGAGGTACGAATCGCGCGACAGGCGGTGCTCAGCCGACCCAGGCCCCTGACGTTTCGAGCCATCATTCACGAGGCAGCCCTCACCGCTCGGGTCCCGGGCGCTGGGGTCATGCGCGATCAACTGCAACGCCTCCTGGACGTAGCCGAGTATCCGCACGTCAGAATTCAGGTGCTGCCGATGGAAGCTGAGTTGCATCCTGGGACAACGGGCGGCTTCACCATCCTGGGCTTCGGTCAACGGGCGCTCGACGTCACCTTGCTCGAACACCTTGATAGCAGCCTCTATATCGAGGAAGAGGCGGACGTTGCTCGGTACTCCGAGGCGTACGAACGGTTGACCGCAGCCGCGTTGCCGTTCAACAAGTCGATGTCCCTCATCGCCAGCAAGAAGGAAGAACATCAGTGA
- a CDS encoding DUF397 domain-containing protein encodes MNTLPPGLQVVTVDWQKSSYSGANSNCVETARFDDGIGVRDSKDAAGPVLSFGTRAWDDFIGGAKASI; translated from the coding sequence GTGAACACCTTGCCCCCCGGCCTCCAGGTTGTAACCGTTGACTGGCAGAAGTCGAGTTACAGCGGAGCCAATAGCAACTGCGTAGAGACCGCCCGCTTCGATGACGGGATCGGCGTCCGAGACAGCAAGGACGCGGCTGGTCCGGTCCTCAGCTTCGGTACTCGTGCTTGGGACGACTTCATCGGCGGCGCGAAGGCGTCTATCTGA
- the msrA gene encoding peptide-methionine (S)-S-oxide reductase MsrA — MFLHRRTPQLPTPQEALRGRPTPEFTVPSRHTVLGNALLGPYPEGLEVADFAMGCFWGAERKFWQTDGVWTTLVGYQGGYTENPAYEEVCSGLTGHTEAVRVVYDPRVVTYEQLLKVFWESHDPTQGFRQGNDVGTQYRSAVYTHSPAQAAAVAASREAYQKVLTGSGHGEISTEILPAEGRPFWPAEAAHQQYLDKNPAGYCGIGGTGVSCPIGVAPAGE; from the coding sequence ATGTTCCTGCACCGCCGTACCCCGCAGCTCCCCACTCCGCAGGAGGCGCTGCGCGGCCGCCCCACCCCCGAATTCACCGTCCCGTCCCGCCACACGGTCCTGGGCAACGCCCTGCTGGGCCCGTACCCGGAAGGCCTGGAGGTCGCGGACTTCGCGATGGGCTGCTTCTGGGGCGCCGAGCGCAAGTTCTGGCAGACGGACGGCGTCTGGACGACGCTCGTCGGCTACCAGGGCGGCTACACGGAGAACCCCGCGTACGAGGAGGTCTGCTCCGGCCTGACCGGCCACACGGAGGCCGTCCGCGTCGTGTACGACCCGCGCGTCGTCACGTACGAGCAGCTCCTGAAGGTCTTCTGGGAGTCCCACGACCCCACCCAGGGCTTCCGCCAGGGCAACGACGTGGGCACCCAGTACCGCTCCGCGGTCTACACCCACTCCCCCGCCCAGGCGGCCGCCGTGGCGGCGTCCCGCGAGGCGTACCAGAAGGTCCTCACGGGCTCCGGCCACGGCGAGATCAGCACGGAGATCCTGCCGGCCGAGGGCCGCCCCTTCTGGCCGGCGGAGGCCGCGCACCAGCAGTACCTGGACAAGAACCCGGCGGGCTACTGCGGGATCGGCGGGACGGGCGTCTCGTGCCCGATCGGGGTGGCACCGGCCGGAGAGTGA
- a CDS encoding cystathionine gamma-synthase, with protein sequence MSDQHSFETLAIHAGNTADPLTGAVVPPIYQVSTYKQDGVGGLRGGYEYSRSANPTRTALEENLAALEGGRRGLAFASGLAAEDCLLRTLLTPGDHVVIPNDAYGGTFRLFAKVASRWGVEFSVADTSDVAAVRAAIQPRTKAIWVETPSNPLLGITDIAAVAGVARSAGARLVVDNTFASPYLQQPLALGADVVVHSTTKYMGGHSDVVGGALIVNDPELSEELAYHQNAMGAVAGPFDAWLVLRGIKTLAVRMDRHTENATKVADLLTRHPKVSHVLYPGLPEHQGHEIAAKQMKAFGGMVSFRVAGGEQAAVEVCNRAKLFTLGESLGGVESLLEHPGRMTHASAAGSPLEVPADLVRLSVGIENGDDLLADLTQALG encoded by the coding sequence ATGAGCGACCAGCACAGCTTCGAAACTCTCGCGATCCACGCGGGAAACACCGCCGATCCCCTCACCGGCGCTGTTGTTCCCCCCATTTACCAGGTCTCCACGTACAAGCAGGACGGCGTGGGCGGGCTGCGCGGCGGCTACGAGTACAGCCGCAGCGCCAACCCGACGCGCACCGCGCTGGAGGAGAACCTCGCGGCCCTGGAGGGCGGCCGCCGCGGGCTCGCCTTCGCGTCCGGTCTGGCCGCGGAGGACTGCCTGCTCCGTACGCTGCTGACGCCCGGCGACCACGTGGTCATCCCGAACGACGCCTACGGCGGCACGTTCCGGCTGTTCGCGAAGGTCGCCTCGCGGTGGGGCGTGGAGTTCTCGGTCGCGGACACCTCGGACGTGGCGGCGGTACGGGCCGCGATCCAGCCGCGCACCAAGGCGATCTGGGTGGAGACGCCCTCCAACCCGCTGCTCGGCATCACCGACATCGCGGCCGTCGCCGGTGTCGCCCGCTCCGCGGGTGCGCGGCTGGTCGTCGACAACACCTTCGCCAGCCCCTACCTCCAGCAGCCGCTCGCCCTGGGCGCCGATGTGGTGGTGCACTCCACCACCAAGTACATGGGCGGCCACTCGGACGTCGTCGGCGGCGCGCTGATCGTCAACGACCCCGAGCTGTCGGAGGAGTTGGCGTACCACCAGAACGCGATGGGCGCGGTGGCCGGGCCCTTCGACGCCTGGCTGGTGCTGCGCGGCATCAAGACCCTCGCCGTCCGGATGGACCGGCACACCGAGAACGCCACCAAGGTCGCAGACCTGCTGACCCGGCACCCCAAGGTCAGCCACGTCCTGTACCCGGGACTGCCCGAGCACCAGGGGCACGAGATCGCCGCCAAGCAGATGAAGGCGTTCGGCGGCATGGTGTCCTTCCGGGTCGCGGGCGGCGAGCAGGCGGCGGTCGAGGTCTGCAACCGGGCGAAGCTGTTCACGCTCGGTGAGTCCCTCGGCGGCGTCGAGTCACTCCTGGAGCACCCGGGCCGGATGACGCACGCCTCCGCGGCCGGATCGCCGCTGGAGGTCCCCGCCGACCTGGTCAGGCTCTCCGTCGGCATCGAGAACGGCGACGACCTGCTGGCCGACCTGACGCAGGCCCTCGGCTGA
- a CDS encoding sigma factor-like helix-turn-helix DNA-binding protein, protein MRERQAGRQRRRAQEFEAFVAGAAGRLLHAATLLTAEPARPPGANERAQRLLTAALARTYADWDRLHGEDPYNRTRQDLAARFAREAWRHHQPRGGLLAGLTPQERLVLVLRLHEGVPEEQTAALLGLPADRIRAICNRSVATMRGTRGPTVRREAAP, encoded by the coding sequence GTGCGAGAGCGCCAGGCGGGCCGACAGCGGCGCCGCGCCCAGGAGTTCGAGGCCTTCGTGGCGGGCGCGGCCGGCCGGCTGCTGCACGCCGCCACCCTGCTCACCGCGGAACCCGCCCGGCCGCCGGGTGCCAACGAGCGCGCGCAGCGGCTGCTGACGGCCGCGCTGGCCCGTACGTACGCGGACTGGGACCGGCTGCACGGCGAGGACCCGTACAACCGCACCCGGCAGGATCTGGCCGCCCGGTTCGCGCGGGAGGCCTGGCGCCATCACCAGCCGCGCGGCGGGCTGTTGGCCGGGCTGACCCCGCAGGAACGGCTCGTGCTGGTGCTGCGGCTGCACGAGGGCGTCCCCGAGGAACAGACCGCGGCGCTGCTCGGGCTGCCGGCGGACCGGATCCGCGCGATCTGCAACCGCTCGGTCGCGACGATGCGCGGCACCCGCGGCCCCACCGTCCGGCGGGAGGCCGCGCCATGA
- a CDS encoding MarR family winged helix-turn-helix transcriptional regulator, translating to MPPQDMTTAASPSGGAAPENPGPDHLLDALQHQVAVFARRAEQTRLGGVGQVRNSMDRAAYLLLNRLDREGPMGVKALAAGMGIDSSTVTRQVAPLVDTGLVKRTSHPEDGRAVVLQLSPRGQARLDEVRASRRELMSQVTGDWDAGERDTFCALLTRFNAALAARQSAHQPPAAD from the coding sequence ATGCCCCCTCAGGACATGACGACTGCCGCGTCTCCTTCCGGGGGCGCAGCCCCGGAGAACCCGGGTCCCGACCACCTTCTCGACGCCCTCCAGCACCAGGTGGCGGTCTTCGCCCGCCGTGCGGAGCAGACCCGCCTCGGCGGTGTCGGCCAGGTGCGCAACTCCATGGACCGGGCCGCGTATCTGCTGCTCAACCGGCTGGACCGGGAAGGCCCGATGGGCGTCAAGGCGCTGGCCGCGGGGATGGGGATCGACTCCTCGACCGTGACCCGGCAGGTCGCGCCGCTGGTGGACACCGGCCTGGTCAAGCGGACCTCGCACCCGGAGGACGGCCGGGCCGTCGTGCTCCAGCTCTCCCCGCGCGGCCAGGCCCGCCTCGACGAGGTCCGGGCCTCGCGGCGCGAGCTGATGTCCCAGGTGACGGGCGACTGGGACGCGGGGGAGCGGGACACGTTCTGTGCGCTGCTCACCCGTTTCAACGCGGCGCTGGCCGCCCGGCAGAGCGCGCACCAGCCGCCCGCCGCGGACTAG
- the ilvA gene encoding threonine ammonia-lyase translates to MNFSPPTRFPPLILDDVKGAQKMLSGVSRVTAMEGSRHLTELVGAPVHFKCENLQRTGSFKLRGAYVRIAGLSPVERAAGVVAASAGNHAQGVALASALLGVRSTVFMPVGAPLPKVAATREYGARVRLHGHVVDETLAAAQEYAQETGAVFIHPFDHPDIIAGQGTVGLEILEQCPEVRTIVVGIGGGGLAAGIAVAVKAVRPDVRIVGVQAAGAAAYPPSLAAGHPVSIGSLQTMADGMKVGRPGDVPFPLIRDLVDEVRTVSEDELSSALLLCLERAKMVVEPAGASPVAALLSDPKSFRGPVVALLSGGNVDPLLMQRILTHGMSAAGRYLSLRLRLTDRPGALATMLAVLSVADANVLDVSHVRTDPRLGLTEAEVELHLETKGPEHCAEVAAALREAGYLVLN, encoded by the coding sequence ATGAACTTCTCGCCGCCCACCCGGTTTCCCCCGCTGATCCTCGATGACGTCAAGGGGGCGCAGAAGATGCTCTCCGGCGTGTCCAGGGTCACCGCCATGGAGGGCAGCCGCCATCTGACCGAGCTGGTGGGCGCTCCCGTCCATTTCAAGTGCGAGAACCTCCAGCGGACCGGCTCGTTCAAACTGCGGGGTGCGTACGTACGGATCGCCGGACTCTCCCCGGTGGAACGGGCAGCGGGCGTGGTGGCCGCGAGCGCCGGGAACCATGCGCAGGGTGTCGCGCTCGCGTCTGCGCTGCTCGGCGTACGCTCGACGGTCTTCATGCCGGTCGGTGCGCCGCTGCCGAAGGTCGCCGCGACGCGCGAGTACGGGGCCCGGGTGCGGCTGCACGGCCATGTCGTCGACGAGACGCTGGCCGCGGCGCAGGAGTACGCGCAGGAGACCGGTGCGGTCTTCATCCACCCCTTCGACCACCCGGACATCATCGCCGGTCAGGGCACGGTCGGCCTGGAGATCCTGGAGCAGTGCCCGGAGGTGCGCACCATCGTCGTCGGGATCGGCGGCGGCGGGCTCGCGGCCGGGATCGCGGTCGCGGTGAAGGCGGTCCGGCCCGATGTGCGGATCGTCGGGGTGCAGGCGGCGGGCGCCGCCGCCTACCCGCCCTCACTGGCCGCCGGCCACCCGGTGTCGATCGGCTCGCTCCAGACGATGGCGGACGGCATGAAGGTGGGGCGGCCCGGCGACGTCCCCTTTCCGCTGATCAGGGACCTGGTCGACGAGGTCCGCACGGTGTCGGAGGACGAGCTGTCCAGTGCGCTGCTGCTCTGCCTGGAGCGGGCGAAGATGGTCGTGGAGCCGGCCGGGGCGAGCCCGGTGGCCGCCCTGCTGAGCGACCCGAAGTCGTTCCGCGGGCCGGTGGTGGCGCTGCTCTCCGGCGGCAACGTGGACCCGCTGCTGATGCAGCGCATCCTGACCCACGGCATGTCGGCGGCCGGCCGCTATCTGAGCCTGCGGCTGCGGCTGACGGACCGGCCCGGCGCGCTGGCGACGATGCTCGCCGTGCTCTCGGTGGCCGATGCCAACGTGCTGGACGTGAGCCACGTACGCACCGATCCCCGGCTCGGCCTCACCGAGGCCGAGGTGGAGCTCCACCTGGAGACGAAGGGCCCGGAGCACTGCGCGGAGGTCGCGGCGGCACTGCGCGAGGCGGGGTACCTGGTACTGAACTGA
- a CDS encoding ATP-binding cassette domain-containing protein: MPGAIYAEGLVKTFGDVTALGGVDLDVPEGTVLGLLGPNGAGKTTAVRVLTTLLRPDSGSAFVAGIDVLKRPNEVRRSIGLSGQFAAVDEYLTGRENLQMVGQLYQMSRRDAKVRAGELLERFHLADAADRPAKTYSGGMRRRLDLAAALVVSPPVMFMDEPTTGLDPRNRQQLWEVIEELVAGGTTLLLTTQYLEEADRLAHDICVIDHGLVIARGTSDQLKARTGGERVEVVVHQPDQIDPARSVLGALGKGEVAVVPHMRKLTVPVDGGAKLLAEIIRELDSRGVEIDDIGLRRPTLDDVFISLTGHAAEQQKNEGDGADGQPAAAGSEAGK, encoded by the coding sequence ATGCCAGGCGCGATATACGCCGAAGGTCTGGTCAAGACCTTCGGTGACGTCACCGCACTCGGCGGTGTCGATCTCGACGTGCCGGAAGGCACTGTCCTCGGGCTTCTCGGCCCCAACGGCGCCGGTAAGACGACCGCCGTGCGCGTCCTGACGACGCTGCTCAGGCCCGACAGCGGCAGCGCCTTCGTCGCGGGCATCGACGTCCTGAAGAGGCCCAACGAGGTACGGCGCTCGATCGGGCTCTCCGGCCAGTTCGCCGCCGTCGACGAATACCTGACCGGCCGCGAGAACCTCCAGATGGTCGGCCAGCTCTACCAGATGAGCCGGCGCGACGCGAAGGTCCGGGCGGGGGAGCTGCTGGAGCGGTTCCACCTGGCCGACGCGGCGGACCGCCCCGCCAAGACGTACTCCGGCGGGATGCGCCGCCGTCTCGACCTGGCGGCGGCGCTCGTCGTCTCCCCGCCGGTCATGTTCATGGACGAGCCGACCACCGGCCTCGACCCGCGCAACCGGCAGCAGCTCTGGGAGGTCATCGAGGAGCTGGTGGCGGGCGGTACGACGCTGCTGCTGACCACCCAGTACCTGGAGGAGGCCGACCGCCTCGCCCACGACATCTGCGTGATCGACCACGGTCTCGTCATCGCCCGCGGCACCTCCGACCAGCTCAAGGCCCGCACCGGCGGCGAGCGCGTCGAGGTCGTCGTGCACCAGCCGGACCAGATCGACCCGGCCCGCTCCGTCCTGGGCGCGCTGGGCAAGGGCGAGGTCGCCGTCGTCCCGCACATGCGCAAGCTGACCGTCCCGGTCGACGGCGGGGCCAAGCTCCTCGCCGAGATCATCCGCGAACTCGACAGCCGGGGCGTGGAGATCGACGACATCGGTCTGCGCCGCCCCACCCTCGACGACGTGTTCATCTCCCTCACCGGCCACGCGGCCGAGCAGCAGAAGAACGAGGGCGACGGGGCGGACGGACAGCCCGCGGCCGCCGGATCGGAGGCAGGGAAGTGA
- a CDS encoding ABC transporter permease: MSALSDAAPTRAPRSSGGIGQSVRDSLVIARRNLIRMTRIPEMILFGIIQPVMFVVLFTYVFGGSIAIPGAGVSAGAYKEFLMAGIFAQTVTFATAGAGAGIADDMHKGLIDRFRSLPMARGAVLTGRTLADLVQTAITLAVLAAVALLVGWRTHENIGEVLAGFGLLLLLGYAFTWIGALIGLSVRTPEAATSGGLIWLFPLTFISNAFVPVNGMPRFLQYVAEWNPFSATVAAARQLFGNTIEGVPKSVTGAWPMEHPIWASLIWSVLIILFFRTLAVRKYRSVAV, encoded by the coding sequence GTGAGTGCCCTCAGCGACGCGGCCCCCACTCGCGCACCCCGGTCGAGCGGCGGCATCGGCCAGTCCGTCCGGGACTCACTGGTCATCGCCCGGCGCAACCTCATCCGCATGACCCGGATTCCGGAAATGATCCTTTTCGGGATCATCCAGCCGGTGATGTTCGTGGTGCTGTTCACGTACGTCTTCGGCGGCTCGATCGCCATTCCGGGCGCGGGCGTCAGTGCCGGCGCCTACAAGGAATTCCTGATGGCCGGCATCTTCGCGCAGACCGTGACCTTCGCCACCGCCGGCGCCGGTGCGGGCATCGCGGACGATATGCACAAGGGGCTCATCGACCGGTTCAGGTCGCTGCCCATGGCGCGGGGCGCGGTGCTGACCGGGCGCACACTGGCCGACCTGGTGCAGACGGCCATCACACTCGCGGTACTGGCGGCCGTCGCTCTGCTGGTGGGCTGGCGCACCCACGAGAACATCGGTGAGGTGCTCGCGGGCTTCGGCCTGCTCCTGCTGCTCGGCTACGCGTTCACCTGGATCGGCGCACTGATCGGCCTCTCCGTCCGCACCCCGGAGGCGGCCACCTCGGGCGGCCTGATCTGGCTGTTCCCGCTGACCTTCATCTCGAACGCGTTCGTGCCGGTCAACGGGATGCCGAGGTTCCTGCAGTACGTCGCGGAGTGGAACCCGTTCAGTGCCACGGTGGCCGCGGCCCGCCAGCTGTTCGGCAACACGATCGAGGGCGTGCCGAAGTCCGTGACGGGCGCCTGGCCGATGGAACACCCCATCTGGGCGTCGCTCATCTGGTCCGTGCTGATCATCCTGTTCTTCCGGACCCTGGCGGTCCGCAAGTACCGCTCGGTCGCCGTCTGA
- the greA gene encoding transcription elongation factor GreA yields MTQTSENVTWLTQEAYNQLKAELEYLSGPARTEIAVKIAAAREEGDLRENGGYHAAKEEQGKMELRVRQLTQLLEHAKVGEAPADDGVVEPGMVVTIAFDGDDDDTTTFLLASREYASADIETYSPQSPLGVGVNGKKMGETADYELPNGKTATVKILSAKPYSG; encoded by the coding sequence GTGACCCAGACCAGCGAAAACGTCACCTGGCTCACGCAGGAGGCGTACAACCAGCTCAAGGCCGAGCTGGAGTACCTGTCTGGTCCCGCGCGCACGGAGATCGCCGTAAAGATCGCGGCGGCCCGTGAGGAGGGGGACCTGCGTGAGAACGGCGGGTACCACGCGGCCAAGGAGGAGCAGGGCAAGATGGAGCTCCGGGTGCGCCAGCTGACCCAGCTCCTGGAACACGCGAAGGTCGGCGAGGCGCCGGCCGACGACGGTGTGGTCGAGCCCGGCATGGTCGTGACGATCGCTTTCGACGGCGATGACGACGACACGACGACCTTCCTCCTGGCCTCCCGCGAGTACGCGAGCGCGGACATCGAGACGTACTCCCCGCAGTCCCCGCTCGGGGTGGGCGTGAACGGCAAGAAGATGGGCGAGACCGCGGACTACGAGCTGCCGAACGGCAAGACCGCGACGGTGAAGATCCTTTCGGCGAAGCCGTACTCCGGCTGA